One region of Vigna angularis cultivar LongXiaoDou No.4 chromosome 10, ASM1680809v1, whole genome shotgun sequence genomic DNA includes:
- the LOC108334952 gene encoding transcription factor MYB16 encodes MGRVPCCEKVGLKKGPWTPEEDKKLLDYVRKHGHGNWRSVPAKAGLERCGKSCRLRWINYLKPGIKRGNFSEEEDRTILQLHALLGNRWSIIAAHLPQRTDNEIKNYWNTNIKKRLIRMGLDPITHKTIENNTFEPFGVDHDNPKDNIDICHVAQWESARLEAEARGSMVQVGSGSSRFSGLILSKIPTQPRLSSHSVSTENNTAYNMYALVLATNHDFRSSVSTLSIPTLPAVSNIPQITNTESSLSFECHNNVMGASSHIQKLMEGCVSNLQDDDIMVALEGFRTARSESIEELFNESASF; translated from the exons ATGGGAAGGGTGCCATGCTGTGAGAAGGTAGGGTTGAAGAAAGGACCATGGACTCCAGAAGAAGACAAGAAGCTCCTCGACTACGTTCGGAAGCATGGCCATGGAAACTGGCGTTCAGTGCCTGCCAAAGCCG GTCTTGAAAGATGTGGAAAGAGTTGCAGATTGAGGTGGATTAACTATCTCAAACCTGGTATCAAACGAGGAAACTTCAGCGAGGAGGAAGACCGTACCATTCTTCAACTTCATGCTCTTCTTGGAAACAG ATGGTCAATCATAGCAGCTCACCTTCCCCAAAGAACCGACAATGAGATCAAGAACTATTGGAATACCAACATCAAAAAAAGACTCATCAGAATGGGCTTAGATCCCATTACCCACAAAACAATAGAAAATAACACGTTTGAACCCTTTGGTGTTGACCATGACAACCCCAAGGACAACATCGATATCTGCCACGTCGCTCAATGGGAGAGTGCTCGACTTGAAGCTGAAGCCAGAGGATCTATGGTGCAAGTTGGATCGGGATCCTCGCGTTTCTCTGGgctaattttaagtaaaattccAACTCAACCTCGTCTTTCATCACATTCAGTGTCAACCGAAAACAACACAGCTTATAACATGTATGCCCTCGTGCTTGCCACAAATCATGATTTTCGGTCATCTGTATCCACTTTGAGCATTCCCACACTTCCTGCAGTTTCTAATATTCCACAAATCACCAACACAGAAAGTTCACTTTCATTTGAGTGTCATAATAATGTCATGGGTGCTAGCAGCCACATTCAAAAGTTAATGGAAGGTTGTGTATCAAACTTACAAGATGATGACATTATGGTGGCTTTGGAAGGATTTAGGACAGCAAGGTCCGAGAGTATCGAAGAGCTTTTTAATGAATCCGCTTCCTTTTAG